Proteins encoded within one genomic window of Planctomycetota bacterium:
- a CDS encoding response regulator: MKSVLICEDDLGRLEALVQAFSRAGYRTRASRAPEHALRQLQEASCDAVLCGADLREADPLDLVQGLRNLGSDVPVLMIAPEATDALRERLREVGIRRIVDASASPREWVRAVEEAIVERRRDPAAAPAVLVHGTDPELRKTLAQAIAATGLFVLEARDAAEARALTRARRPAPALAVVDLDDGGAALVGDLRAAVPGLYVAAVTRRPEPARLRGAYEAGAATVVSTSCPAPRLAALLRANVDRARRSGRPSEAGHEISGRVRHLALWRRPWRG, translated from the coding sequence ATGAAAAGCGTGCTGATTTGCGAAGACGACCTGGGACGCCTGGAGGCTCTGGTGCAGGCCTTCTCGCGGGCGGGGTATCGCACCCGCGCGTCGCGGGCCCCCGAGCACGCCCTCCGGCAGCTCCAAGAAGCTTCCTGCGACGCCGTCCTGTGCGGGGCCGACCTGCGGGAGGCGGACCCCTTGGATCTGGTTCAGGGTTTGAGAAATCTTGGAAGTGATGTTCCCGTCCTGATGATCGCCCCGGAAGCCACCGACGCGCTCCGGGAGCGCCTGCGCGAAGTCGGCATCCGGCGGATCGTGGACGCCTCCGCTTCCCCGCGCGAGTGGGTGCGGGCCGTGGAGGAGGCGATCGTCGAGCGCCGGCGGGACCCCGCGGCGGCTCCGGCGGTTCTCGTGCATGGGACCGACCCCGAGCTTCGGAAGACGTTGGCGCAGGCGATCGCGGCCACGGGGCTCTTCGTCCTCGAAGCGCGGGACGCGGCGGAGGCCCGGGCGCTGACCCGGGCGCGGCGTCCGGCGCCGGCCCTGGCGGTGGTGGACCTGGACGACGGCGGCGCGGCGCTCGTCGGGGACCTGCGCGCCGCGGTTCCGGGACTCTACGTCGCCGCCGTCACGCGGCGCCCGGAGCCGGCGCGCCTGCGCGGGGCCTACGAGGCCGGCGCGGCGACGGTGGTCAGCACCTCCTGCCCGGCCCCGCGCCTGGCGGCGCTTCTGCGGGCCAACGTCGACCGGGCCCGCCGGAGCGGCCGGCCCTCCGAGGCCGGCCATGAGATCTCCGGTCGGGTCCGCCATCTGGCCTTGTGGCGCCGCCCGTGGCGGGGC
- a CDS encoding NAD(P)-dependent oxidoreductase: MKGAFLRLGLVTLMMAAVAAVAASQGPGGKPPVEPPVQVAPGVWFEQHNDIGTFGSNVAWIEFSDYVAVVDTAFPRGAEEALRNIKATTNGKPIRYAIVTHYHSDHSFGSGAFAREGAAIVAHENARREYLARNVAAYARSAERDPTYAKYPSTAPNVTFTDKFILDDGRRRAELYYFGHAHTTGCIFTFLPRERVVFTGDACVNGPFNYLGDSDTASWIDVLTQVETLEPDIVVPGHGPAGKRDLLRTQKQYFVELRAQVARLVAEGKTLDEVKKAVDIPLWKAWTGQARMSEPNIAHVYGEMTRGPLNWAGGDPGQPGRSVVALPMEKGKERPRLKMLVGTLSNEDRAGLAQRAPNVEFIEARDREEALRHAPDVHAAVGQFVSPEFLRRAENLRWVQQFSAGVEHLVSIPELRDNDRVVLTNMKAMFGPPIADHVMGMLLSLTRSLPHYHDLMKEGRWGRGSDAPYQGELQGKTMLVVGLGGNGLETARRAHAFGMRVWATDPKEMAVPFYVARLEKPDRLAALLPAADVVVLACPLTPETQGLFGSAQFALMKEGSFLINIARGKVVDTAALLEAVRSKKVAGVGLDVTDPEPLPADHPLWKEPRVLITPHVSGQSPGTRFRVRQLFFENVRRFAAGEPLLNVVDKKAGY, encoded by the coding sequence ATGAAGGGTGCATTCCTGCGCCTGGGCTTGGTGACCCTGATGATGGCGGCGGTGGCGGCCGTGGCCGCTTCCCAGGGTCCGGGAGGAAAGCCGCCGGTCGAGCCGCCCGTGCAGGTGGCCCCGGGCGTCTGGTTCGAGCAGCACAACGACATCGGAACCTTCGGGTCGAACGTCGCCTGGATCGAATTTTCGGACTACGTGGCGGTCGTGGACACGGCCTTCCCGCGGGGGGCCGAGGAAGCGCTCCGGAACATCAAGGCGACGACGAACGGCAAGCCCATCCGGTACGCGATCGTGACCCACTACCACTCGGATCACTCCTTCGGCAGCGGCGCCTTCGCCCGCGAGGGGGCCGCGATCGTGGCCCACGAAAACGCCCGCCGCGAGTACCTGGCCCGCAACGTCGCCGCCTACGCCCGCTCCGCCGAGCGCGACCCGACCTACGCGAAGTATCCTTCCACGGCGCCGAACGTCACCTTCACGGACAAATTCATTCTGGACGACGGCCGGCGCCGCGCGGAGCTCTATTACTTCGGTCACGCCCACACGACCGGTTGCATCTTCACGTTTCTTCCCCGGGAGCGCGTGGTCTTCACGGGAGACGCCTGCGTGAACGGCCCCTTCAACTACCTGGGGGACTCCGACACGGCGAGCTGGATCGACGTCCTCACGCAGGTGGAAACGCTCGAACCCGACATCGTCGTTCCCGGGCACGGTCCGGCGGGGAAACGGGATCTTTTGCGCACCCAGAAGCAGTATTTCGTCGAGCTGCGCGCCCAGGTGGCCCGCCTCGTGGCGGAAGGGAAGACGCTCGACGAGGTGAAGAAGGCCGTCGACATTCCCCTCTGGAAGGCCTGGACCGGTCAGGCGCGGATGAGCGAGCCCAACATCGCTCACGTCTACGGGGAAATGACGCGCGGGCCGCTCAACTGGGCCGGCGGGGACCCGGGGCAGCCCGGCCGGTCGGTGGTCGCTCTGCCGATGGAGAAGGGCAAGGAGCGGCCGCGGCTGAAGATGCTCGTGGGGACCCTGTCGAACGAGGACCGGGCGGGGCTGGCGCAGCGGGCGCCGAACGTGGAGTTCATCGAGGCGCGCGACCGGGAGGAGGCGCTCCGGCACGCCCCCGACGTCCACGCCGCGGTGGGCCAGTTCGTCTCGCCCGAGTTTCTCCGGCGCGCGGAGAATCTTCGCTGGGTCCAGCAGTTCAGCGCCGGAGTGGAGCATCTGGTGTCCATCCCGGAACTCCGGGACAACGACCGCGTGGTGCTCACCAACATGAAGGCGATGTTCGGACCGCCGATCGCCGATCACGTGATGGGCATGCTCCTTTCGCTGACGCGGAGCCTTCCGCACTATCACGACCTCATGAAGGAGGGACGGTGGGGGCGCGGCTCGGACGCGCCCTACCAGGGCGAGCTTCAGGGCAAGACGATGCTCGTCGTCGGGCTGGGCGGGAACGGGCTGGAAACCGCGCGGCGCGCGCACGCCTTCGGAATGCGCGTCTGGGCCACGGATCCCAAGGAGATGGCCGTGCCCTTCTACGTCGCGCGCCTGGAAAAGCCGGACCGGCTGGCGGCGCTTCTGCCGGCGGCGGACGTGGTGGTTCTGGCGTGCCCGCTGACGCCCGAGACGCAGGGGCTTTTCGGATCGGCTCAGTTCGCCCTCATGAAGGAGGGAAGTTTCCTGATCAACATCGCCCGGGGGAAAGTGGTGGACACGGCGGCCCTCCTCGAGGCCGTGCGGTCGAAGAAGGTTGCGGGGGTGGGGCTCGACGTGACCGATCCGGAGCCCCTGCCGGCGGATCATCCGCTCTGGAAGGAACCGCGGGTGCTCATCACCCCCCATGTGTCGGGACAGTCGCCGGGGACGCGCTTCCGGGTGCGGCAGCTCTTTTTCGAGAACGTGCGCCGCTTCGCCGCCGGCGAACCGCTCCTCAACGTGGTGGACAAGAAGGCGGGATATTGA
- a CDS encoding carbon-nitrogen hydrolase family protein translates to MGSPLKVGLAQIRILPGDKKANVAALLEAVARAARARCDVVVLPECPLAGWLSPAARFAAEPIPGPLTRRLAALARRHRLAIVAGLEEREGERLYNSAVFLDEEGRLLLRHRKIAELDIGLELYARGTSLAVVPWRDRTVGVDICADSWGPEIPDALYAMGARILFSPCAWAVRPGGEETNLAWIREAYRARTRGRDLTIAAANGVGPVTQGPWAGRILQGNSLVIGPDGRAILEGPTNEVALLTATI, encoded by the coding sequence ATGGGTTCGCCCCTCAAGGTCGGCCTGGCGCAGATCCGGATCCTTCCCGGCGACAAGAAGGCGAACGTCGCGGCCCTGCTCGAGGCGGTCGCCCGGGCGGCCCGGGCGCGGTGCGACGTCGTGGTCCTCCCCGAGTGTCCCCTGGCGGGGTGGCTTTCGCCGGCGGCGCGGTTCGCGGCGGAGCCGATCCCCGGCCCCCTCACGCGACGGCTGGCGGCCCTGGCGCGGCGCCACCGCCTGGCGATCGTGGCGGGCCTGGAAGAGCGCGAGGGGGAACGCCTCTACAATTCCGCGGTTTTCCTGGACGAGGAGGGGCGCCTTCTCCTGCGCCACCGGAAGATCGCGGAGCTCGACATCGGCCTGGAGCTCTACGCGCGCGGCACGTCCCTCGCGGTGGTCCCCTGGAGAGACCGCACGGTCGGCGTCGACATCTGCGCCGACAGCTGGGGGCCGGAGATCCCCGACGCCCTTTACGCGATGGGGGCGCGGATCCTCTTTTCTCCCTGCGCCTGGGCGGTGCGGCCGGGAGGCGAGGAGACGAACCTCGCCTGGATCCGGGAGGCCTACCGGGCGCGCACCCGCGGGCGGGACCTGACGATCGCGGCGGCCAACGGCGTGGGTCCGGTGACGCAGGGACCGTGGGCCGGCCGGATCCTTCAGGGCAACAGCCTCGTCATCGGTCCCGACGGCCGCGCGATCCTGGAGGGACCCACGAACGAGGTCGCGCTCCTGACGGCGACGATCTGA